The genomic interval CAGCGGACACCCTGGCCGCGCCTGTGTCCCCCGAACTGATGCAACCGGCCGCCAGCGGCAGGGCCAGCCCGGCCTCTGCCGGAGCGACTCAGGCTCCCGCCGATACACCGCCGCCAGTTGCGATGAAGCGCGCCAGACGCCGGGAACGCCTGTGGAACGTGGAACCGGTATTTTTCTACCTGATCATGGTCGCCCTGAGTGTGGGGCTGACACCGCTGGCTATGAGCCATCCTGTGGGCCGTTATGCACTCCTGTGGACATTGCTGGCTGGCGGTGTGCTGGCTTCTTATCTCCTTGACGATGGCACGCTCGAGGTACGGCTTCGCCCGCGCGATCTGATGGCCGGGGCAGGGTGGGGCGCTGTCGTTGGGTTGCCATTGCTGCTGGTAGGGGCTGGACTGCTGGCAGAGATTTCCGAGCGCATCTTTGTGGAGATGCCTGACGGCGCGGTCTTCCTGACCATTGTGTTCGTGATGGCGACCACCGAATCGGCGTTCTTCAGGGGACTGTTGCAGAGTCGGCAACCGTTGCTCTTCACAGTGCTGCTGGCCAGCGCCTGGTCAATCCTCATGTTCTTCCCGACTATGGATGTGATTGGGTATCCGCTGGTGGCGCTGATCGCGGGAACCTTCCTGGTGATGCTCAATGTGCTGTATGGCTACGTCCGGCAGCGCAACGGCGCCACGGCCGCATGGGTCTGCCAGACCCTGGTTAGTTTGGCCTGGCTATTTGTGCCGCGTCTGCTGGTCTAAGCCAGCGGCAGCATGAGCTGCTCGGATCGGCTCCGGCAGGCGGTAGCGGGTAGTACAGGCAAGCACGATCTGCACGGCTGAATGCAAGTCGCACAGGTGGCCGGGTGAAACGTAAACCGGCTTGACCCGTGTTCGTGTCCGCAGGACAGCGCCGATCACTTCTCTCTGCGTGTTCAGTAAAGGCACGAAATCTCCCCGTTTTTGGCCCGGCTCACGATGAAAGCCCGTCAGACGGGATTTGGCGCAACCGACAGTTGGACGTTCCAGCCAGAGGCCGATATGCGCTGCAATGCCAAGCCGCCGGGGATGCGCCTGGCCCTGGCCGTCAAAGATCAGGATGTCCGGCGTGACGGTCAGGCGTTCGTAGGCCGCCAGGATCACCTGACCCTCCCGAAAGCTGAGCAAACCGGGAATGTAGGGGAAAGGAGTTGGAGCCTGAGCCTGGCTGACTTCGAGGATGGTGAGCGCCGGGAAGCGGAGCACCACGATGGCAGCACGGGACACTTCATCCCGGACGCTCACATCAACACCGGCTACGGTACGGATATCAGCCAGTGCAGGCCCGGCCTGAGTCCGCAGGCGACTGGCGAGCGCTATCTGCAGTGTCACGGCGTCATCAGGATTCAGATTCCAGGGGTGAAGATTGGGGTTAGCGATTGCTGGCATCGCCTAGTTCCTTTTGAGTCTGCGTCCGGATGGTCGACAGGATACCGCACCTGGTAAATCCGTGACAGCGCATGCTGCGGGACAGCCTGGCAGCAGGTAAGCACAGAGGCCAGGGGGCTGGGAGGCCGGGAGACGCCTGATGCAAGGCTGGCGGTTACAGTAGTGTTGTGGGGGTGGCAGGAGCGCTGCTGGAAGAGGCAGACAGCGGTTGTTTGCTGTGTGCCGGTTTGCGGGCGTGGTGGCGTATAATAGGGCCATTGCGGACTGCACAAGGCGGCTGAGGGATGCCGGATATCCTGCAGACACTGGTGCCGTATATCGTGGGCGGGA from Anaerolineae bacterium carries:
- the nfi gene encoding deoxyribonuclease V, producing MPAIANPNLHPWNLNPDDAVTLQIALASRLRTQAGPALADIRTVAGVDVSVRDEVSRAAIVVLRFPALTILEVSQAQAPTPFPYIPGLLSFREGQVILAAYERLTVTPDILIFDGQGQAHPRRLGIAAHIGLWLERPTVGCAKSRLTGFHREPGQKRGDFVPLLNTQREVIGAVLRTRTRVKPVYVSPGHLCDLHSAVQIVLACTTRYRLPEPIRAAHAAAGLDQQTRHK